A stretch of DNA from Candidatus Neomarinimicrobiota bacterium:
CTTCCGCCGCAACAGCCTGTGGAGAATCGATGAGAGTCACATTATCAGGGAGAAGCGACTGAATGGTTTTCTTGAGCAATGGATAGTGTGTACATCCGGGAATGAGGGTATCAACGTCGCTCGATTGAAAGGGAGTCAAATACTCTTCAGCGACCATTTCCGCGATTTTTCCTTTAGTCCACCCTTCTTCAGCCAAGGGAACAAAGAGAGGGCATGCCGCTGATGTTATTCTGGTGTCATAGTCGAGTTCTCTAAGCATTCTGGTATAAGCACCGGAATTGATGGTTGCTCTAGTGCCGATGACACCGATATGGTGAGATCGTGTAGCGGCGACTGCTGCTCTGGCTGCCGGCTCAATGACGCCTATCACAGGTATAGTATTCTTCCGCCGCAACGATGTGAGAGCAACTGCCGATGCTGTGTTACAGGCGACCACTATCAGTTTTACATGTCTTCGGATCAGGAACTCAGCAATCTGGAGTGAGAAGCGTGTTACCGTTTCTTCACTCTTCGTTCCGTACGGAACTCGCGCCGTGTCGCCGAAATAGATTATGGATTCGGTAGGCAACGTCTGCTTGAGAGCGTGTACCACTGTGAGGCCTCCCAGACCAGAATCGAAAACGCCGACGGGAGAGTTCTTCTTCGGCATCAGGTGAAGATAGACATTTTGTGAGGAGCAGGATTAATGGTGACCAACAAGACGGCGGTACTCTGTGGATTGTGATGGGAGAATAACGAACTGGGGAATCGCTAAGTTACTCATCCAAGATCAACTGATCATCCAACGTTCGTCATTTAGAATCAGCATCAGGTTCATCCTTCAGCTTCTTCGGTCAGGACCTTTTCGTACTTATCCTTAAATCGGCGGATGCCGCGATAGATTGCTTGGGCGACACTTTGACGGTAGCCTGGCTTACGAAGCTGTTTTTCTTCCTGTGGATTCGACAGGTAGCCGACTTCAATCAAAACATTCGGCATGGATGCGCCGATAAGGACAAAAAATCCAGCTTGCTTAACACCCCGGTCCGGTGAAGGAATACTTTTGCGAAGTTCACTCTGTATCATGGAACCTAAATCTTCACTTTCTTTCATGAAGGCGTTTTGCATTAGAGAGGCGATAATAAAACTGTCTTCCGTAAGGTTGTCGTAACGGGTCACTTCTTCTTCCAGTTTAATAACGGCATTTTCCCGCTGGGCGACTTCGACAGCATCGTCTGTTTTACCCGGTCGAAGAATATATGTTTCAAATCCCTTTACTCTGCGATTGTTGTTGGCGTTGCCGTGAATACTGATGAACAGTTTACCGTTAGTTTCGTTGGCGACTTTCGTCCGTTTCCAGAGCGGAATAAATACATCTTCATCACGCGTGTAGATAACTTTCACCCCTCCATGTTTTTCTAGAAGCCGCCCGACACGCTTGGCGATGTCAAGGGTGACGAATTTTTCTTTCAGACCATATTTACCAGTGGTACCGCCGTCTTTTCCGCCGTGTCCGGCATCGATGACAATGGTGTCAATATACCAGCTGTTGCGAAGCTTCTTAATTTTTTCGGCACTGTAGCTCAGGGGCGTTCGCAACGTAAGTACGATTTCGCTCGGATCACGGTTGTGGTATATCTCATAATTCTCTATGTCTGACCGCAAATGAAAGGCCAGCTGGGCGGATTTACCGACCTGATCTACGTTGATTGCTTTCACGACACCGCCGAGCCTCGCCTGGCTGAGAGTTAGGGAGTCGGCCACGCCTCCGGCTAACGTCAGGTAGAACCACCTGTTCTTAGCCGACCACGCCTCGAGCGATTGCGTATCGAATTGACGTGTTGTCTCAATACGAACCACGGTCCCATTTGCTTTGTCCTCAATGTCGATTCCCGTGAGATTGAACGCCAGCAGTTCAATAATGATAACTCCTTTCACATCGTCATAAAGAATGCCCGGTGCGGCGCGGCGGTGCAGGATAGAGAGAAAAGGGCGCATGGGGAGATAGATATCCTGACCATCGAAGAGGGCGTGGGACGGCATCTGGTAGACTTGATCATCAATGACGACAAAACTGCTGTTGGCTGACACTTTTATTCTGTGACCGCCGAAATAGATGACGAGTTTACTTCTGGCTGCGTTCATGAAAACGCTGGCGGTGAGGACTTGCACAAAGTCGCTGGTGGAGATATAGACAGCGGGTCCGCTTGCAAAAGTTCGGATCACTTCCGTTCTGTCCGGCTCGTTGGGAAACTGGACAGAAACCTGCCCCGCCTGAAGGGGAGCACCGGTAA
This window harbors:
- the murI gene encoding glutamate racemase; translation: MPKKNSPVGVFDSGLGGLTVVHALKQTLPTESIIYFGDTARVPYGTKSEETVTRFSLQIAEFLIRRHVKLIVVACNTASAVALTSLRRKNTIPVIGVIEPAARAAVAATRSHHIGVIGTRATINSGAYTRMLRELDYDTRITSAACPLFVPLAEEGWTKGKIAEMVAEEYLTPFQSSDVDTLIPGCTHYPLLKKTIQSLLPDNVTLIDSPQAVAAEVASTLKNGNIASDAEADELRCFVSDMPQKFEELAHRFLGEPLGEVTLLQLD
- a CDS encoding N-acetylmuramoyl-L-alanine amidase, coding for MSGLWLTGAPLQAGQVSVQFPNEPDRTEVIRTFASGPAVYISTSDFVQVLTASVFMNAARSKLVIYFGGHRIKVSANSSFVVIDDQVYQMPSHALFDGQDIYLPMRPFLSILHRRAAPGILYDDVKGVIIIELLAFNLTGIDIEDKANGTVVRIETTRQFDTQSLEAWSAKNRWFYLTLAGGVADSLTLSQARLGGVVKAINVDQVGKSAQLAFHLRSDIENYEIYHNRDPSEIVLTLRTPLSYSAEKIKKLRNSWYIDTIVIDAGHGGKDGGTTGKYGLKEKFVTLDIAKRVGRLLEKHGGVKVIYTRDEDVFIPLWKRTKVANETNGKLFISIHGNANNNRRVKGFETYILRPGKTDDAVEVAQRENAVIKLEEEVTRYDNLTEDSFIIASLMQNAFMKESEDLGSMIQSELRKSIPSPDRGVKQAGFFVLIGASMPNVLIEVGYLSNPQEEKQLRKPGYRQSVAQAIYRGIRRFKDKYEKVLTEEAEG